In Acaryochloris marina S15, a single genomic region encodes these proteins:
- a CDS encoding leucyl aminopeptidase yields the protein MKIQAIDTVAADWSGDYLGIGFFEDSTTIEAYLTQLNQPLRDVLQDLVSETEFQGKAGEQPWTRIAGKGSIRKVMLIGLGSQETFTLDSLRQAAATFAKAAQKQKAASAGLQLPLWNDDAAASTQATAEGIELALHQDIRFKSDPEAQKSGEYPHDINLLGLANQAAAIETAQQICTGVLLTRELVAAPANVVTPSALAETAAQIAADHGLTLEVLEREECEAQGMGAFLGVSLASDLPPKFIHLTYKPSGTPRRKLAIVGKGVTFDSGGLNLKVGGSGIETMKMDMAGSGATLGAAKAIGQLKPDVEVHFIVAAAENMISGHALRPGDILTASNGKTIEINNTDAEGRLTLADALVFAEKQGVDAIVDLATLTGACIVALGHDIAGMWTPEDSLAEELTQASDQAGEKFWRMPLEEKYFEGLKSPIADMKNTGPRPGGSITAALFLKQYIEKTPWAHLDVAGPVWTEKENGYLNVGATGFAVRTLVNWVMG from the coding sequence ATGAAGATTCAGGCAATTGATACAGTAGCTGCAGACTGGTCAGGCGATTATTTAGGCATTGGTTTTTTTGAAGATTCCACAACAATAGAGGCTTATTTAACTCAGCTAAACCAACCCCTCAGGGACGTCCTACAAGATCTAGTGAGTGAAACTGAATTTCAAGGCAAGGCTGGGGAACAGCCCTGGACCCGAATTGCAGGAAAAGGCTCTATCCGCAAAGTCATGCTCATTGGCCTTGGCTCCCAAGAAACGTTCACATTAGATAGTCTTCGCCAAGCCGCCGCCACCTTTGCCAAAGCAGCCCAAAAGCAAAAAGCGGCCTCTGCAGGCTTGCAGTTACCCCTTTGGAACGACGATGCTGCAGCCTCGACCCAAGCCACGGCAGAAGGCATTGAACTTGCGTTGCATCAAGATATTCGCTTTAAGTCTGATCCAGAAGCCCAAAAGTCTGGGGAATACCCTCACGACATCAACCTGTTAGGTTTGGCCAATCAAGCTGCCGCCATTGAGACAGCCCAGCAGATTTGTACAGGGGTCCTGCTGACCCGTGAACTCGTGGCAGCCCCAGCCAATGTCGTCACCCCCAGTGCTTTAGCAGAAACCGCAGCCCAAATCGCCGCCGACCACGGCCTGACCCTAGAGGTTTTAGAACGAGAAGAATGCGAAGCTCAGGGCATGGGAGCTTTTCTGGGTGTTTCTCTCGCTTCTGACTTGCCGCCCAAATTCATCCACCTGACCTACAAGCCCAGTGGCACCCCTCGCCGCAAGCTGGCAATTGTGGGTAAAGGCGTCACCTTTGACTCCGGCGGCCTCAATCTCAAGGTCGGGGGCAGCGGCATTGAAACTATGAAAATGGATATGGCGGGTTCTGGTGCTACTTTGGGAGCTGCCAAAGCGATTGGCCAACTAAAACCCGATGTTGAAGTTCATTTCATCGTCGCAGCTGCCGAAAACATGATTAGTGGTCATGCCCTCCGTCCCGGCGATATTTTGACGGCATCTAATGGCAAAACCATCGAGATCAACAATACAGATGCTGAAGGACGGCTCACCCTAGCCGATGCCTTGGTCTTTGCCGAAAAACAAGGCGTCGATGCCATCGTTGACTTGGCCACCTTGACCGGAGCCTGTATCGTCGCCTTAGGCCATGACATTGCCGGCATGTGGACCCCAGAAGACAGCTTGGCAGAAGAGCTGACCCAAGCATCTGACCAGGCAGGAGAGAAGTTTTGGCGAATGCCCCTAGAGGAAAAGTACTTTGAGGGACTAAAATCTCCCATCGCCGATATGAAAAACACGGGTCCTCGTCCTGGTGGCTCGATTACAGCCGCTTTATTCCTCAAACAATATATTGAGAAAACCCCTTGGGCGCACTTAGATGTGGCAGGCCCAGTCTGGACTGAGAAAGAAAATGGCTATCTCAATGTGGGTGCTACGGGTTTTGCCGTGCGAACCCTGGTCAATTGGGTAATGGGGTAA
- a CDS encoding NAD(P)H-dependent oxidoreductase: MSDSILTPEQLLHQLKWRYATKQFDPAQQIPAATWDALEQSLVLTPSSFGLQPWKFFVVHNPQIRQQLVEYSFGQTQVVDASHLVVLAIKKSANADDVDRYIHRTAEVRQVEAETLTGFANVIKNFLANPNNPDFDADNWATRQVYIALGQLMTSAAVLGIDTCPMEGIIPAKYDEALGLTETEYRTVLACPVGYRHAEDKYATLPKVRYKQEEIVVHIS, from the coding sequence ATGAGTGATTCCATCCTTACCCCAGAACAGCTCCTTCACCAACTGAAATGGCGCTACGCCACCAAACAATTTGACCCAGCCCAACAAATACCCGCAGCCACTTGGGATGCCCTCGAGCAAAGTTTGGTCCTCACCCCTTCTTCATTTGGACTACAACCCTGGAAATTTTTTGTGGTCCACAACCCGCAAATCCGCCAGCAGCTAGTGGAATATTCTTTTGGCCAGACTCAAGTGGTTGATGCGTCCCACCTAGTTGTGCTCGCCATTAAAAAATCAGCCAATGCAGACGATGTGGATCGCTACATCCACAGAACAGCGGAAGTTCGCCAAGTTGAGGCGGAAACCTTAACAGGATTTGCCAACGTCATCAAAAACTTTTTAGCCAATCCCAATAACCCTGACTTCGATGCGGATAATTGGGCAACCCGGCAAGTCTATATTGCTTTAGGCCAATTAATGACCAGCGCCGCAGTACTGGGTATTGATACTTGCCCCATGGAAGGCATTATTCCTGCCAAATATGATGAAGCCCTAGGCCTTACTGAGACTGAATACCGCACAGTCCTAGCCTGTCCTGTGGGATATCGTCATGCCGAAGATAAATATGCCACTCTCCCTAAAGTCAGGTACAAGCAAGAAGAGATCGTGGTCCATATTTCTTAA